The Anaerohalosphaeraceae bacterium genome has a window encoding:
- a CDS encoding LamG-like jellyroll fold domain-containing protein: MKKFVLVLSFFAVMGLGKAVTVDDFESYQLGPVDNVTTNWKGNTTDNDTIIELDPANPDNKVMSISQAPTQQSAAYCILSSEASIPEGETKTLFLRFRTNGTTDQSFGMTNVDEPPTGGSDWGYFRPQIRWTGGNLGVRDGGTWRDLRPITPNKWYCVWMVINNATDTVKVYLKEDIADATAADILSVGTQTSFAFRVATTEALDRLYWRAQSNNAALKVFVDDIAIMPGESLIVPPVARQRAHFPTPADGATLVGVPSGIGQVDLVLTWKAGVDLTGTYPVNPAIKKHYVYISKDQTVYPDDPNLYYAGSVDQTSPYVTDVQFVPNPKLSSGGRYLWRVEEALDNGQGGVYAPGDPNNIIGYTWTFETVPSVPVILTQPSNKTVMLGATASPAFSVNVVSTTPEHYQWYYSEDDQIGGDTMVGTDSPNLTIANASVANQGYYYVRIWNNATVSGGGTNPDVYSNVVWLKVGRKVAEYRFENNFNDAVENNHGVGMNFNNPSLLPTFSNVDGIDGSYVVLDGAGQYVDFGVNAYPKAGPLTNGVGGGLDEGTILCWVKPSAAGTILLNYNDGATTGFGLSLNTAPNARLNVRGEGPAGEYQEIATAEGRPNRPEFEMYNGQWHLVGATWSQGGTLRIYVDGQQVASAAAGTSARFLPWQRGVLLGASRDSSNRDNLLNFLAGAVDNLRVYNYVVDAESIAAEYYNATGIKPCINPSFEGSAYNFDNTGTSYCRIDLADFAAFARSWLAEGLYP; encoded by the coding sequence ATGAAGAAGTTTGTCCTTGTTTTATCTTTCTTTGCGGTTATGGGCCTGGGCAAGGCCGTAACAGTAGATGATTTTGAAAGTTATCAGTTGGGGCCTGTGGATAATGTCACAACGAACTGGAAAGGCAATACGACCGATAACGATACCATCATCGAGCTGGACCCTGCCAATCCCGACAATAAAGTGATGAGTATTTCGCAAGCCCCCACTCAGCAGTCGGCTGCTTACTGTATCCTTTCATCCGAGGCCTCTATTCCTGAGGGAGAGACGAAAACTCTGTTTTTGCGTTTTCGAACGAACGGAACGACGGACCAGTCGTTTGGAATGACGAATGTGGATGAACCGCCGACAGGCGGCTCGGATTGGGGATATTTCCGTCCTCAAATTCGATGGACAGGGGGCAATCTGGGGGTTCGTGACGGCGGCACCTGGAGAGATTTAAGACCGATTACCCCCAATAAATGGTATTGTGTTTGGATGGTAATCAACAATGCGACCGATACCGTGAAAGTGTATTTGAAAGAAGATATTGCGGATGCAACAGCCGCTGATATTCTTTCGGTCGGGACCCAAACATCCTTTGCTTTCCGTGTGGCAACCACAGAGGCCCTCGACCGGCTTTACTGGAGAGCCCAGAGCAACAATGCAGCGCTGAAGGTTTTTGTGGATGATATTGCGATTATGCCTGGCGAGTCACTTATTGTTCCGCCGGTTGCCAGACAGCGGGCCCATTTCCCGACTCCGGCGGATGGGGCGACGCTGGTTGGGGTGCCCAGCGGCATCGGCCAGGTGGATTTGGTGCTCACGTGGAAGGCCGGTGTCGATTTGACCGGCACCTATCCGGTCAATCCGGCCATTAAGAAGCATTATGTGTATATTTCCAAGGACCAGACCGTTTATCCGGATGACCCCAATCTGTATTATGCCGGCAGCGTGGACCAGACCAGCCCTTATGTAACGGATGTTCAGTTTGTTCCCAATCCGAAACTCAGTTCCGGCGGGCGGTATCTCTGGAGAGTCGAAGAAGCCCTGGATAACGGACAGGGCGGAGTGTATGCCCCCGGCGACCCGAATAACATTATCGGGTACACATGGACTTTTGAAACGGTGCCGAGTGTGCCGGTCATTCTGACTCAGCCGAGCAATAAGACGGTCATGCTCGGAGCCACCGCTTCTCCGGCCTTCTCCGTCAATGTTGTGTCCACGACGCCGGAACATTACCAGTGGTATTATTCCGAGGATGACCAGATCGGCGGAGATACCATGGTCGGAACCGATTCGCCGAATTTAACCATTGCCAATGCCTCTGTAGCCAATCAGGGCTACTACTACGTGCGGATTTGGAACAATGCGACGGTTTCCGGCGGCGGCACCAATCCGGATGTGTACAGCAATGTAGTCTGGCTGAAGGTCGGACGGAAGGTGGCGGAGTATCGCTTTGAGAACAACTTCAATGATGCGGTGGAAAACAACCACGGTGTCGGGATGAACTTCAACAATCCGAGCCTGCTGCCGACGTTCAGCAATGTGGACGGAATTGACGGTTCCTATGTGGTGCTGGACGGCGCCGGACAGTATGTGGATTTCGGCGTGAATGCCTATCCGAAGGCCGGCCCGCTGACCAACGGTGTTGGAGGCGGTCTGGACGAAGGCACGATTCTCTGCTGGGTAAAGCCCTCTGCGGCGGGGACGATTCTGCTGAACTACAATGACGGAGCGACCACCGGATTCGGTCTGTCTCTGAACACAGCGCCAAATGCTCGACTGAACGTCCGCGGTGAAGGTCCGGCGGGCGAATATCAGGAAATTGCGACGGCCGAAGGGCGTCCGAACCGTCCGGAATTCGAGATGTACAACGGTCAGTGGCATCTGGTCGGGGCCACCTGGTCGCAGGGCGGCACGCTGCGGATTTATGTGGACGGTCAGCAGGTAGCTTCTGCCGCAGCCGGCACATCCGCTCGTTTCCTGCCGTGGCAGCGCGGCGTCTTGCTGGGCGCCAGCCGGGATTCGTCCAACCGCGACAACCTGCTGAACTTCCTGGCGGGTGCTGTGGACAATCTGCGGGTGTACAACTATGTGGTGGATGCCGAATCGATTGCCGCCGAGTACTACAACGCCACCGGCATCAAGCCCTGCATCAATCCTTCCTTTGAAGGCAGTGCATACAACTTTGACAACACCGGCACATCGTACTGCCGGATTGATTTGGCGGACTTTGCCGCCTTTGCACGCAGCTGGCTGGCCGAAGGGCTGTATCCCTAA
- a CDS encoding glycoside hydrolase family 88 protein — protein MKLFCRVFFTLFALSAVYAEGPQVRPASQLSNSYIQWMKKVADWQLTQSTWNSSVSWERGALFAGMMACYEATKDEKYLDKSRQWAQQYNWRMASDSRHADNHACAQTYLELYLLDEPDPVRYAHFKYVADIMVNDPRHFYCNVASGSSVWWWCDALFMAPPAFVRLGRILNNPSYADLMHMMWGETQACLYDAEERLFFRDITFIPVRYNDKKVFWSRGNGWVLAGIARTLQYLPLNDPLRSRYITLLQEMSAKLITLQQPSGFWHSDLLSPERYNNPESSGTGFFTYGIAWGINNGFLDEQTYWPAVQAGWEALKTAVQPNGLLGWVQPVGVGPTATTATTTDVFGVGAYLLAGSEIQKYVLQKDPTTIDLFETYQTDAQLKAVWQDGSANGTASEIALGTFGDKFLQLTYRNDRTPYRSEIQRAFAAPKDFTLNGSAYLSLLMRGKADNAPDLVYVRLEDAQGRTAVQTLSEPNAVRTAMWMELGFPLSGFDGIDRTQIVKLTVGIGNPSASSAGGQGTVRFDNLRLMPLQCIGAAEDFTGNCEVDLEDLALLAADWMEDYAVTVTPINPGTANLLAYWPMEGSFQDVTEHGFDAVAGGTPVFDAGKSGQSVYFNGSSYLACQNSGSITFQQGGSISAWVRSGGLSFPWASVVTKGINSWRLIRNNVSGAVSFHFNIAGGGEYQANGTTPILDNQWHHLAAVYDGSRIALYVDGILEAFCPTPNPVNGTADPVWIGGRVDRPFERNWTGWIDEVRLYTIPLTEEHIRFLAGLGPLRIIPEPRPADLVLNGLIDMEDLAAFVLGWLRSSYWP, from the coding sequence ATGAAATTGTTCTGCAGAGTTTTCTTTACGCTTTTCGCCTTGTCAGCCGTCTATGCCGAAGGTCCCCAGGTTCGGCCCGCCTCCCAATTGTCCAATTCATATATCCAGTGGATGAAAAAAGTCGCCGACTGGCAGCTGACCCAGAGCACCTGGAACAGTTCCGTCAGCTGGGAACGCGGTGCGCTGTTTGCCGGAATGATGGCCTGCTATGAGGCCACAAAAGATGAAAAGTATCTGGACAAGAGCCGTCAGTGGGCTCAGCAGTACAACTGGCGAATGGCTTCCGATTCCCGCCATGCGGACAATCACGCCTGTGCTCAGACGTATCTGGAGCTGTATCTGCTGGATGAGCCCGACCCGGTGCGGTATGCGCATTTTAAGTATGTGGCGGATATCATGGTCAATGACCCGCGGCATTTTTACTGCAATGTCGCTTCCGGCAGCAGCGTCTGGTGGTGGTGCGATGCCCTGTTTATGGCCCCTCCGGCCTTTGTGCGGCTCGGGCGGATTCTGAACAACCCCTCCTATGCGGATTTAATGCATATGATGTGGGGGGAAACACAGGCGTGTCTGTATGATGCCGAGGAGCGGCTGTTTTTCCGGGATATTACGTTCATTCCGGTTCGCTATAATGACAAAAAGGTTTTCTGGTCGCGAGGCAACGGCTGGGTGCTGGCCGGCATCGCCCGAACGCTTCAGTATCTGCCGCTGAATGACCCTCTGCGCTCCCGGTATATCACCCTGCTGCAGGAGATGTCGGCCAAGCTGATTACGCTTCAGCAGCCCAGCGGTTTCTGGCATTCGGACCTGCTCAGCCCGGAACGCTATAACAATCCGGAAAGCAGCGGAACGGGCTTCTTTACCTATGGAATCGCCTGGGGGATCAACAACGGTTTTCTGGATGAGCAGACGTATTGGCCTGCCGTTCAGGCCGGCTGGGAAGCCCTGAAGACAGCCGTGCAGCCTAACGGGCTGCTGGGCTGGGTGCAGCCGGTCGGAGTGGGGCCCACGGCGACCACAGCGACCACGACGGATGTGTTCGGGGTTGGGGCTTACCTGCTGGCCGGCAGTGAGATTCAGAAATATGTTCTTCAGAAAGACCCGACGACGATTGATTTGTTCGAGACCTATCAGACGGATGCTCAGCTCAAGGCCGTCTGGCAGGACGGCTCGGCCAACGGCACGGCTTCCGAAATTGCTTTGGGAACTTTTGGGGATAAATTTCTGCAGCTGACCTACCGCAACGACCGGACGCCGTATCGTTCCGAGATTCAAAGGGCTTTTGCCGCCCCCAAAGACTTTACCCTGAACGGTTCGGCGTATCTGTCGCTTCTGATGCGGGGAAAGGCCGATAATGCCCCGGATTTGGTTTATGTTCGGCTTGAGGATGCACAAGGGCGTACGGCTGTTCAGACCCTTTCGGAGCCAAATGCTGTCCGGACGGCGATGTGGATGGAGCTCGGCTTTCCATTGTCCGGCTTTGATGGGATTGACCGTACGCAGATTGTGAAACTGACTGTCGGTATCGGCAATCCGTCTGCTTCCTCTGCCGGCGGGCAGGGAACTGTCCGGTTCGACAATCTCCGTCTGATGCCGCTTCAATGCATCGGAGCGGCGGAGGATTTCACGGGCAACTGTGAGGTGGATTTGGAGGATTTGGCCCTGCTGGCGGCCGACTGGATGGAGGATTATGCCGTCACGGTCACGCCGATCAACCCCGGTACAGCCAATCTGCTGGCCTACTGGCCGATGGAGGGAAGCTTTCAGGATGTGACCGAGCACGGCTTTGATGCCGTTGCGGGGGGGACTCCGGTCTTTGATGCCGGCAAAAGCGGACAGTCCGTCTATTTCAACGGCTCTTCCTATCTGGCCTGTCAGAACAGCGGGTCGATTACCTTCCAGCAGGGCGGCAGCATCAGCGCCTGGGTCCGGAGCGGAGGGCTGAGTTTCCCGTGGGCTTCCGTTGTCACCAAAGGCATCAATTCCTGGCGGCTGATTCGCAACAATGTCAGCGGAGCCGTTTCCTTCCATTTTAATATCGCCGGCGGCGGAGAATATCAGGCCAACGGAACAACTCCTATCCTCGATAATCAATGGCATCATCTGGCGGCGGTCTATGACGGCAGCCGAATTGCGTTGTATGTGGACGGGATTCTGGAGGCATTTTGTCCGACCCCGAATCCTGTGAATGGGACGGCGGACCCGGTCTGGATTGGAGGACGAGTGGACCGCCCTTTTGAGCGAAACTGGACCGGATGGATTGATGAAGTTCGCCTTTATACGATTCCCCTGACCGAAGAGCATATCCGCTTTTTGGCGGGGCTGGGCCCTTTGCGGATTATTCCGGAACCCCGTCCGGCGGATTTGGTGCTGAACGGGCTGATTGATATGGAGGATTTGGCGGCGTTTGTACTGGGCTGGCTGCGCAGCAGCTATTGGCCATAA
- a CDS encoding glycoside hydrolase family 2 TIM barrel-domain containing protein — translation MRKWVQVWAVVLAGGLVQQSWADRLDIPINDSWRFYRADAAGAAEPGFDDSGWSVVTVPHTYNALDGQDGGSNYYRGPAWYRKRLTIPADYSGRRVYLYFESVGKKADVYCNGTLVGTHLGAYAAFCFDITNQVIFGAENVIAVRADNSSSIQIAPLSGDFNQYGGICRPVRLVVTEPVHITLLDYASPGVYLTPTNVSAASADLQVKVLVRNAAAAARTVTVRAKIYDAEQNPVVTLQSLQTIPAGTTQTVVMNTQILQPRLWNGRKDPYLYSVLTEIEADGVIADAVRQPLGFRFFRVDADEGFFLNGEYLDLHGVAIHEDRTNKGRAISDEDRLEDMQLMAEMGCSWIRLSHYQHAKKVYELADEFGIILSTEIPIVDSVVFTTAFIENCKDQLRELIRQNYNHPSVCFWLLYNELTTSGSESIIQQLHNLARAEDPTRLTSVAHNNTSDTAAWSYIADTLGYNRYFGWYGGTPASYIAVWADSIHSSRSGDKIGIMEYGAGANPYQHEEYAAWPSPGGPWHPEEYQCTFHEIYWKAMKERPFLWCKTIWNGFDFAVDSRNEGGQPGLNDKGMVTRDRTLKKDAFYWYKANWTTEPMVYITGRRFTPRTTCPKYVKVYSNCESVELFVNGRSYGSRTSSDHIFLWEETIHLKVGENEIRAVGVSGGQEYEDSCIWRFEIDNTLAVAAVSASHYETANPPQNAVDGNLTTRWAGNNYPWILFDFGSPQSVEKIAIAFYLGEQRRYTFGVEASDDQSTWIPLISSAQSSGTTRGLEEFDIPDTTARYIRINGYGNTGPYPTWTSFYEVKFYTNLSPDCAFWRSVNCGYSCDFDGPQGQPDCRVDLYDLQEMARQWMEDYRQTIQPTDPGTSGLIAYWPMEGTFQDVTGNGYNAVSGGSPVFDAGRAGQSVYFNGAAGTSYLNCQNSAGLHLSAGATVCAWVKSSGMTDPWASVVTKGVNAWRLIRNNETNSVSFHFNQAGGGEYQANGTTPVLDGQWHHIAGVYTGSRIQLYIDGRLEAESSAGPVNTSSDPVYIGSRVNATSTRNWIGNIDEVRIYDTALTEAQLLFLAQGQPYQVIPQPTRPADLTLDGVINLDDLALFVRQWLDCSDPANPFCL, via the coding sequence GTGAGAAAATGGGTACAGGTCTGGGCTGTGGTGTTGGCCGGCGGTCTGGTTCAACAGAGTTGGGCGGACCGGCTTGACATCCCAATCAATGACTCCTGGCGTTTTTACCGAGCCGATGCCGCCGGAGCGGCCGAGCCGGGTTTTGACGATTCCGGCTGGTCTGTTGTGACGGTTCCGCATACCTATAATGCCCTCGACGGGCAGGACGGCGGCAGCAATTATTACCGCGGTCCGGCCTGGTACCGCAAACGCCTGACGATTCCCGCCGACTATTCCGGCAGGCGGGTGTATCTGTATTTCGAATCGGTGGGCAAAAAGGCCGATGTCTATTGCAACGGCACGCTGGTCGGGACGCATCTGGGGGCGTATGCGGCTTTTTGCTTTGACATCACCAATCAGGTGATTTTCGGTGCGGAGAATGTGATTGCCGTACGGGCGGACAATTCGAGTTCCATCCAGATTGCCCCGCTGTCGGGCGATTTTAATCAGTACGGCGGAATCTGCCGGCCGGTGCGGCTGGTGGTTACGGAGCCGGTTCATATCACGCTTTTGGATTATGCCTCGCCGGGGGTTTATCTGACTCCGACCAATGTCAGCGCCGCTTCGGCGGATTTGCAGGTGAAGGTGCTGGTCCGGAATGCCGCCGCTGCCGCCCGAACGGTAACGGTGCGGGCAAAGATTTATGATGCCGAGCAGAATCCTGTCGTTACGCTTCAGTCGCTCCAGACGATTCCGGCGGGAACCACGCAGACGGTCGTAATGAATACCCAAATCCTCCAGCCCCGTCTGTGGAATGGGCGAAAAGACCCGTATTTGTATTCCGTCCTGACGGAGATTGAAGCGGATGGGGTGATTGCGGATGCCGTCCGCCAGCCGCTCGGATTCCGCTTCTTTCGGGTGGATGCCGATGAAGGGTTCTTTTTGAACGGAGAGTATCTGGACCTGCACGGTGTCGCCATTCACGAAGACCGTACAAACAAAGGACGGGCCATCAGCGATGAAGACCGGCTGGAGGATATGCAGCTGATGGCGGAGATGGGATGCAGCTGGATTCGGCTCAGCCACTACCAGCACGCCAAAAAGGTCTATGAGCTGGCCGATGAGTTCGGAATCATTCTTTCAACGGAAATTCCGATTGTGGACAGCGTGGTTTTTACAACGGCATTTATTGAAAATTGTAAAGACCAGCTGCGGGAGCTGATTCGTCAGAACTACAATCATCCATCGGTGTGTTTCTGGCTGCTTTATAACGAACTGACAACCAGCGGTTCAGAGAGTATTATCCAGCAGCTGCACAATCTGGCCAGAGCGGAAGACCCGACCCGCCTGACCTCCGTGGCTCACAACAACACATCGGATACGGCGGCCTGGTCGTATATCGCGGATACACTGGGCTACAACCGGTATTTCGGCTGGTACGGCGGCACGCCTGCTTCTTATATTGCTGTTTGGGCGGACAGCATCCATTCCAGCCGCTCAGGCGACAAAATCGGGATTATGGAATATGGGGCCGGCGCCAATCCCTATCAGCATGAGGAATACGCCGCCTGGCCTTCTCCCGGCGGTCCGTGGCATCCGGAGGAGTATCAATGCACGTTTCACGAAATCTATTGGAAGGCGATGAAAGAACGGCCGTTTCTGTGGTGCAAGACCATTTGGAACGGGTTTGATTTTGCCGTGGACAGCCGCAATGAAGGCGGCCAGCCCGGCCTGAATGACAAAGGGATGGTGACCCGCGACCGGACGCTGAAGAAGGATGCCTTTTACTGGTACAAGGCCAACTGGACGACGGAGCCGATGGTCTATATCACCGGAAGACGCTTTACGCCTCGCACCACCTGCCCGAAATATGTCAAGGTCTATTCCAACTGTGAGTCGGTGGAGCTGTTCGTCAACGGCCGCTCGTACGGCTCCCGCACGAGCAGCGACCATATTTTCCTGTGGGAGGAAACGATTCATCTGAAAGTCGGGGAGAATGAAATCCGGGCGGTGGGGGTCTCCGGCGGTCAGGAATATGAAGATTCCTGCATTTGGCGGTTTGAGATTGACAATACACTGGCAGTGGCGGCGGTTTCGGCCAGCCATTATGAAACGGCCAATCCGCCGCAGAATGCTGTGGACGGCAATCTGACTACCCGTTGGGCGGGCAATAATTATCCCTGGATTCTGTTTGATTTCGGCTCGCCGCAGAGCGTTGAGAAGATTGCCATTGCTTTTTATCTGGGCGAGCAGCGGCGCTATACGTTCGGCGTGGAGGCCTCGGATGACCAGAGCACATGGATTCCGCTGATTTCATCGGCTCAGAGCAGCGGAACCACGCGCGGCCTGGAGGAGTTTGATATTCCGGACACGACAGCCCGCTATATCCGAATCAACGGATACGGCAACACCGGCCCGTATCCGACCTGGACGAGTTTTTATGAAGTCAAGTTCTATACAAACCTGTCGCCCGATTGTGCCTTTTGGCGCTCCGTCAACTGCGGCTATTCTTGCGATTTTGACGGTCCGCAGGGGCAGCCTGACTGCCGAGTGGATTTGTATGATTTGCAGGAAATGGCTCGTCAATGGATGGAGGATTACCGCCAGACCATCCAGCCGACGGACCCGGGGACCAGCGGGCTGATTGCTTACTGGCCGATGGAAGGAACATTTCAGGATGTGACAGGAAACGGGTACAATGCCGTTTCAGGAGGCAGCCCGGTTTTTGACGCCGGACGGGCGGGGCAGTCGGTGTATTTTAATGGGGCCGCCGGAACCAGCTATTTGAATTGCCAGAACAGTGCGGGACTTCATTTGTCAGCGGGGGCGACGGTCTGTGCCTGGGTCAAAAGCAGCGGAATGACCGACCCATGGGCCTCTGTGGTGACCAAGGGAGTCAATGCCTGGCGGCTGATTCGCAATAATGAAACCAATTCCGTTTCATTTCATTTCAATCAGGCCGGCGGCGGAGAGTATCAGGCCAACGGAACGACGCCGGTTCTGGACGGGCAATGGCATCATATTGCGGGGGTCTATACCGGCAGCCGGATTCAATTGTATATTGACGGCCGGCTGGAAGCCGAATCTTCGGCAGGGCCGGTGAATACCTCCAGCGACCCGGTTTATATAGGCAGCCGCGTGAATGCAACCTCCACACGAAACTGGATAGGCAATATCGACGAAGTCCGAATTTATGATACAGCCCTCACGGAGGCACAACTGCTTTTCCTGGCACAAGGACAACCGTATCAGGTTATCCCGCAGCCGACCCGTCCGGCCGACCTGACGTTAGATGGAGTAATTAATCTGGACGATTTAGCTCTCTTTGTGCGTCAATGGTTGGACTGCAGCGACCCAGCTAATCCTTTCTGTTTGTAA
- a CDS encoding LamG-like jellyroll fold domain-containing protein produces the protein MRKVLLGLSFWLGMLSLSVPADPPPGPGYSWKLVFNDEFDGIALDRSKWISQHPWGRTFKGLAYNRDENITVADGVLTITAKAESYQGYSFTSGAISTGYSKFRFKYGYVEARIKMPGARGSWANFWMLSDGWPPEIDIAEFPLDDVEGDNNQRYRYISNIHWGSNQSSMGTHWRSSDLSSGYNIYALDWRPWYVAYYFNNSFVRSLNDFEPSNNFGSMYLILDYYVGGDWSGQVWANPNPATWPAPTSSLVQMKIDWVRVWQRIQDTVKEMIGRWTLDEGSGTTAFDSSGKGMHGTLRGGFTFDSGRVNGNLGTALKFDGVDDYIELPAGFDEFDNGFTVALWARPTAVKNYARFIDLGNGEAANNIIFARVGTSNNLMFKVYGRDTSDGTVTASNAIELNRWQFFAATVNPSGAAKIYKNGQVIQTGTTTWPWGVRRTKNYIGRSNWSADAYYQGMMDEIRIYDYALTDAEILALFQQTARCMNPYPEEMDLNWDCVVDLNDIVGIMDYWLSEGLYPPSVQ, from the coding sequence ATGAGGAAGGTTCTTTTGGGGCTGTCTTTCTGGCTGGGGATGCTTTCTTTGTCTGTTCCAGCAGACCCGCCGCCCGGACCGGGATACAGCTGGAAACTGGTTTTCAATGATGAGTTTGACGGAATCGCCCTGGACCGTTCCAAATGGATCAGCCAGCACCCGTGGGGGCGGACCTTTAAGGGGCTTGCCTACAACCGGGATGAGAATATCACAGTGGCCGACGGAGTGCTGACGATAACGGCCAAGGCGGAATCGTATCAGGGCTATTCGTTTACGTCAGGGGCAATTTCCACCGGCTACAGCAAGTTCCGTTTCAAATACGGATATGTGGAGGCGCGGATTAAAATGCCCGGTGCCCGGGGCTCCTGGGCCAATTTCTGGATGCTCTCGGACGGCTGGCCGCCGGAGATTGATATCGCCGAGTTTCCGCTGGATGATGTGGAAGGCGACAACAATCAGCGGTACCGCTATATTTCCAATATACACTGGGGGTCAAACCAGTCGAGCATGGGCACGCATTGGAGGAGCAGCGACCTGTCTTCCGGATATAATATTTATGCGCTGGACTGGCGTCCGTGGTATGTGGCGTATTACTTCAACAACAGTTTTGTCCGCAGTCTGAATGATTTTGAGCCCTCCAACAATTTCGGCAGCATGTATCTGATTCTGGATTACTATGTCGGCGGGGACTGGAGCGGCCAGGTCTGGGCCAATCCCAATCCGGCTACCTGGCCGGCACCGACCAGTTCGCTGGTTCAGATGAAGATTGACTGGGTGCGGGTCTGGCAGCGCATTCAGGATACCGTCAAAGAGATGATTGGACGCTGGACGCTGGATGAAGGGAGCGGAACCACGGCCTTTGACTCCAGCGGCAAGGGAATGCACGGGACTCTCAGGGGCGGTTTTACTTTTGACAGCGGACGTGTCAACGGCAATCTGGGGACGGCTCTGAAGTTCGACGGGGTGGATGATTACATCGAGCTGCCGGCCGGATTTGATGAGTTTGACAATGGGTTTACCGTGGCCCTGTGGGCCAGGCCGACCGCCGTTAAAAACTATGCCCGCTTTATTGACCTGGGCAACGGGGAGGCGGCCAACAATATTATCTTCGCCCGGGTTGGAACCAGCAATAACCTGATGTTTAAGGTCTACGGCAGGGATACCTCCGACGGTACGGTCACGGCTTCCAACGCCATCGAATTAAACCGCTGGCAGTTTTTTGCCGCAACCGTGAATCCCTCCGGTGCTGCGAAGATTTACAAGAACGGGCAAGTTATTCAGACCGGTACGACCACCTGGCCCTGGGGAGTACGGCGGACGAAAAACTACATCGGCCGGAGCAACTGGTCCGCAGATGCGTATTATCAGGGAATGATGGACGAAATCCGAATCTATGATTATGCCCTGACCGATGCGGAAATCCTGGCTTTGTTTCAGCAGACGGCCCGCTGTATGAATCCGTATCCGGAAGAGATGGATTTGAATTGGGACTGTGTGGTGGATTTAAACGATATCGTCGGAATCATGGATTACTGGCTGTCGGAAGGGCTTTATCCGCCCTCTGTCCAGTAA
- a CDS encoding PTS sugar transporter subunit IIA has protein sequence MQLSVKDVANLLKVNEKTVYRWLSEGKLPAYKIGSQYRFNRSELLEWVTSRQMNFSPELFQDTESRDKADISLESALQRGGIYYRIDGSTKEAVLRNVINLMRLPESVDREYLLQMILAREAMASTAIGDGIAIPHVRNPIVLHIDEPIVSLCFLETPVDFHALDGKPVFCLFTLVSPTVKCHLSLLSRLAYVLRDRDFKTVLANQATRERIYTEIARIESGLMQHSDSQTQTEGKAE, from the coding sequence ATGCAGCTCAGTGTCAAAGATGTTGCAAATTTACTGAAAGTAAACGAAAAAACCGTATATCGTTGGCTTTCTGAGGGAAAACTGCCTGCATACAAAATAGGCAGTCAATACCGATTTAACAGGTCAGAGCTTCTCGAATGGGTTACCTCACGACAGATGAATTTTTCGCCGGAATTGTTTCAGGACACAGAAAGCCGGGATAAAGCAGATATTTCACTTGAGTCTGCCCTACAAAGAGGCGGGATTTATTATCGAATTGACGGCTCAACAAAAGAAGCTGTTCTGCGAAATGTTATCAATTTGATGAGATTGCCGGAGTCAGTAGACCGAGAATATCTTCTTCAGATGATTCTTGCAAGGGAAGCCATGGCTTCGACAGCCATAGGCGATGGAATTGCGATACCACATGTCCGCAATCCAATTGTCCTGCATATTGATGAGCCGATTGTCTCCCTTTGTTTTCTCGAAACACCCGTTGATTTTCATGCATTAGACGGCAAACCCGTCTTTTGCCTGTTTACTCTTGTCAGTCCGACCGTCAAATGCCACCTCTCTCTCCTGTCTCGGCTGGCCTATGTCCTTCGGGACCGAGACTTTAAGACCGTCCTGGCTAATCAAGCCACCCGGGAACGCATCTATACGGAAATCGCTCGGATTGAATCGGGCCTGATGCAGCATTCTGATTCTCAAACCCAGACAGAAGGAAAAGCCGAATGA